A single genomic interval of Juglans regia cultivar Chandler chromosome 1, Walnut 2.0, whole genome shotgun sequence harbors:
- the LOC109006322 gene encoding uncharacterized protein At4g06598-like isoform X1, with translation MENSNGSSNFRNLAYKERQLQLPPKSTMQCTLRSDASSIGRSEVFPAANGGQVHHQRTSSDSLLLEEPPYWLEELLDAPETPMCRGHRRSSSDSIAFIDRAAKPFGEDGYKFKSSPAEPSMGSSNFDYQRDLSHFSYFANPNNSVAYQKRVWGSPFTSVSCPNSHLSTSNASSLKKSVASSCISQDCDGGQFKAIIERDGVDLEGSSIRSGCSHPSPSASRADSKRAKQQFAQKSRIRKLQYIAELERDVQALQAKGYGVSAELEFLDQQNLILGMENMTLKQRLESLSQEQFIKCMEQDMLRREISRLRYLYRQQQQQMQKHSTGGQTKTRDLDSQFVTNSIKPKEAGSC, from the exons ATGGAAAATTCAAATGGTTCGTCCAACTTCAGAAATCTTGCATACAAAGAAAGACAGTTACAACTTCCACCTAAAAGCACCATGCAATGCACTCTTCGATCTGATGCCAGTTCCATTGGCAGATCAGAAGTTTTTCCAGCGGCTAATGGGGGACAAGTACACCACCAACGCACTTCATCCGATAGCTTGCTATTAGAGGAACCACCCTATTGGCTTGAGGAGCTCCTTGATGCGCCAGAGACACCTATGTGCAGAGGCCATCGACGTTCATCAAGTGACTCTATTGCATTCATTGACAGAGCAGCTAAGCCATTTGGAGAAGATGGATACAAGTTCAAAAGTAGTCCTGCCGAACCTTCTATGGGGTCGTCCAACTTCGATTATCAAAGAGACCTGTCACACTTTTCCTACTTTGCAAACCCAAACAATTCTGTTGCATATCAGAAAAGGGTGTGGGGATCACCCTTCACCTCTGTTTCATGCCCAAACAGCCATTTATCTACAAGTAATGCCagtagtttgaaaaaatcagTAGCATCATCGTGCATTTCACAGGACTGTGATGGGGGGCAGTTTAAAGCCATTATAGAGAGAGATGGAGTAGATCTGGAAGGCTCTTCAATAAGAAGTGGTTGCTCTCATCCTAGTCCTTCAGCATCCCGGGCAGATTCAAAACGTGCTAAACA GCAATTTGCCCAAAAGTCCCGGATCAGGAAACTCCAATATATAGCTGAACTGGAAAGAGATGTCCAAGCTTTGCAG GCCAAAGGATATGGAGTGTCAGCTGAGCTTGAATTTCTTGACCAACAGAATCTAATATTAGGCATGGAAAACATGACCCTCAAGCAACGGTTGGAAAGTTTATCTCAGGAGCAATTCATAAAATGCA TGGAACAGGATATGCTAAGGAGAGAAATCTCTAGGCTTCGATATTTGTACCGccaacagcagcagcagatgCAGAAGCATTCAACCGGTGGCCAAACCAAAACTAGAGATCTTGATTCCCAATTTGTTACCAACTCTATAAAACCAAAGGAAGCTGGTTCCTGCTAA
- the LOC109006322 gene encoding uncharacterized protein At4g06598-like isoform X2, with product MENSNGSSNFRNLAYKERQLQLPPKSTMQCTLRSDASSIGRSEVFPAANGGQVHHQRTSSDSLLLEEPPYWLEELLDAPETPMCRGHRRSSSDSIAFIDRAAKPFGEDGYKFKSSPAEPSMGSSNFDYQRDLSHFSYFANPNNSVAYQKRVWGSPFTSVSCPNSHLSTSNASSLKKSVASSCISQDCDGGQFKAIIERDGVDLEGSSIRSGCSHPSPSASRADSKRAKQQFAQKSRIRKLQYIAELERDVQALQAKGYGVSAELEFLDQQNLILGMENMTLKQRLESLSQEQFIKCSKFLFIS from the exons ATGGAAAATTCAAATGGTTCGTCCAACTTCAGAAATCTTGCATACAAAGAAAGACAGTTACAACTTCCACCTAAAAGCACCATGCAATGCACTCTTCGATCTGATGCCAGTTCCATTGGCAGATCAGAAGTTTTTCCAGCGGCTAATGGGGGACAAGTACACCACCAACGCACTTCATCCGATAGCTTGCTATTAGAGGAACCACCCTATTGGCTTGAGGAGCTCCTTGATGCGCCAGAGACACCTATGTGCAGAGGCCATCGACGTTCATCAAGTGACTCTATTGCATTCATTGACAGAGCAGCTAAGCCATTTGGAGAAGATGGATACAAGTTCAAAAGTAGTCCTGCCGAACCTTCTATGGGGTCGTCCAACTTCGATTATCAAAGAGACCTGTCACACTTTTCCTACTTTGCAAACCCAAACAATTCTGTTGCATATCAGAAAAGGGTGTGGGGATCACCCTTCACCTCTGTTTCATGCCCAAACAGCCATTTATCTACAAGTAATGCCagtagtttgaaaaaatcagTAGCATCATCGTGCATTTCACAGGACTGTGATGGGGGGCAGTTTAAAGCCATTATAGAGAGAGATGGAGTAGATCTGGAAGGCTCTTCAATAAGAAGTGGTTGCTCTCATCCTAGTCCTTCAGCATCCCGGGCAGATTCAAAACGTGCTAAACA GCAATTTGCCCAAAAGTCCCGGATCAGGAAACTCCAATATATAGCTGAACTGGAAAGAGATGTCCAAGCTTTGCAG GCCAAAGGATATGGAGTGTCAGCTGAGCTTGAATTTCTTGACCAACAGAATCTAATATTAGGCATGGAAAACATGACCCTCAAGCAACGGTTGGAAAGTTTATCTCAGGAGCAATTCATAAAATGCAGTAAGTttctt TTTATAAGTTAG